Proteins encoded by one window of Luteimonas yindakuii:
- a CDS encoding protein-glutamate methylesterase/protein-glutamine glutaminase, which yields MLSEILAADAGIEVVGTAADPLIARDKIQRLQPDVITLDIEMPRMSGLEFLEQLMRLQPMPVVMVSSLTERGAQTTLQALALGAVDVVSKPRLDVARGLQRYAEEIVDKVKQAARARVRLPARVPPTAVPAPPPPPAVRPLPLHGNQRLIALGASAGGTEALRVVLQQLPADTPAVVLAQHLPASFSVAFAERLDRHSAMTVREARDGETVLRGHAYLPPGGRHLAVLRHGGGWRLRVDDGEPVNRHKPAVDVLFRSVARAAGANAIGALLTGMGDDGARGLLEMREAGAATLVQDEATSVVWGMPGAAVKLGAATEIVPLDAIATRLLGWASQPHP from the coding sequence ATGCTGTCGGAGATCCTCGCCGCGGATGCGGGGATCGAGGTCGTCGGCACCGCGGCCGACCCGCTGATCGCGCGCGACAAGATCCAGCGCCTGCAACCCGATGTCATCACCCTCGACATCGAGATGCCGCGCATGAGCGGGCTCGAATTCCTCGAGCAGTTGATGCGGCTGCAGCCGATGCCGGTGGTGATGGTGTCGTCGCTGACCGAGCGCGGCGCGCAGACCACCCTGCAGGCACTGGCGCTCGGCGCGGTGGACGTGGTCTCCAAGCCACGCCTCGACGTCGCCCGCGGGCTGCAGCGCTATGCCGAGGAAATCGTCGACAAGGTGAAGCAGGCCGCGCGCGCGCGGGTGCGCCTGCCGGCCCGCGTGCCGCCCACGGCTGTACCGGCGCCACCACCACCCCCCGCGGTCCGCCCGCTGCCGCTGCACGGCAACCAGCGCCTGATCGCACTGGGTGCTTCCGCCGGCGGCACCGAGGCGTTGCGGGTGGTACTGCAACAGCTGCCTGCCGATACGCCGGCGGTGGTACTCGCCCAGCACCTGCCGGCCAGCTTCAGCGTCGCGTTCGCCGAGCGCCTCGACCGGCATTCGGCGATGACCGTGCGCGAGGCACGCGATGGCGAGACCGTCCTGCGTGGCCATGCCTACCTGCCGCCGGGCGGTCGCCACCTCGCCGTGCTGCGACATGGCGGTGGCTGGCGCCTGCGTGTCGACGATGGCGAACCGGTCAACCGCCACAAGCCGGCGGTGGACGTGCTGTTCCGCTCGGTGGCGCGGGCAGCCGGTGCCAATGCGATAGGCGCGCTGCTCACGGGCATGGGCGACGACGGTGCACGCGGCCTGCTCGAGATGCGCGAGGCCGGCGCGGCGACCCTGGTGCAGGACGAGGCGACCAGCGTCGTCTGGGGCATGCCCGGTGCGGCGGTGAAGTTGGGCGCGGCGACCGAGATCGTGCCGCTCGATGCCATCGCCACGCGGTTGCTGGGCTGGGCGAGCCAACCGCATCCCTGA
- the tadA gene encoding tRNA adenosine(34) deaminase TadA has protein sequence MDEPQITATAPALTVDDERWMGHALALAERAEREHDEIPVGAVLVSAQGEVLGEGWNLNICHRDPTAHAEIVALREGGRRLDNHRLLGTTLYVTLEPCAMCAMAMVHARVARVVYAAADPKTGAAGSVFDLLADPRHNHRVAVTGGVLAAEAGVRLTNYFRRKRGKPPL, from the coding sequence ATCGACGAACCCCAGATCACCGCAACAGCACCCGCGCTTACGGTCGATGACGAGCGCTGGATGGGTCATGCGCTGGCGCTGGCCGAGCGTGCCGAACGCGAGCATGACGAGATCCCGGTGGGTGCGGTGCTGGTGTCGGCGCAGGGCGAAGTGCTGGGCGAGGGCTGGAACCTCAACATCTGCCATCGCGACCCCACCGCACACGCCGAGATCGTGGCGCTGCGCGAAGGCGGCCGGCGGCTGGACAACCACCGCCTGCTGGGCACCACGCTCTACGTGACGCTCGAACCCTGCGCGATGTGCGCGATGGCGATGGTGCATGCACGCGTGGCGCGCGTGGTCTACGCGGCGGCCGATCCGAAGACCGGCGCGGCCGGCAGCGTGTTCGACCTGCTCGCCGATCCACGCCACAACCACCGCGTCGCCGTCACCGGTGGCGTGCTGGCCGCGGAAGCCGGCGTCCGCCTGACCAACTATTTCCGCCGCAAGCGGGGCAAGCCGCCGCTTTGA
- a CDS encoding flagellar brake protein has protein sequence MDPSFEHHPDQVDVAVDGTEQLRYEKREPADVRRLLGALVSARALVTAQIVPGSISCPTAVLAVDNDTVLLDGHPQEPINQRLLQAHHLVCTSQLDRVQIRFRVQRLQRVDNEGYTAFIAPLPASVIELQRRETYRLQIPPMQPVLCRLPADDGEDEGAELRVLDLSAGGVALAAAEGFALPGSSRLGGCTLLLPDAPPIVVELSVAHSYIEHTRNGSQRLRIGCRFEQLAPPAERAIQNYIFRVERQRSARERRAV, from the coding sequence ATGGACCCTTCCTTCGAACACCATCCGGACCAGGTCGACGTGGCTGTCGACGGCACCGAGCAGTTGCGCTACGAGAAGCGCGAACCGGCCGACGTGCGGCGCCTGCTGGGCGCGCTGGTCTCGGCGCGTGCGCTGGTAACCGCGCAGATCGTCCCCGGCAGCATCAGCTGTCCCACCGCGGTGCTGGCGGTCGACAACGACACCGTGCTGCTCGACGGGCACCCGCAGGAACCGATCAACCAGCGCCTGCTGCAGGCGCATCATCTGGTCTGCACCTCGCAGCTGGACCGGGTGCAGATCCGCTTCCGCGTGCAGCGCCTGCAGCGGGTCGACAACGAGGGCTACACCGCGTTCATCGCGCCGCTGCCGGCATCGGTGATCGAACTGCAGCGCCGCGAGACCTATCGCCTGCAGATCCCGCCGATGCAGCCGGTGCTGTGCCGCCTGCCCGCCGACGATGGCGAGGACGAGGGCGCCGAACTGCGCGTGCTCGACCTCAGTGCCGGCGGCGTCGCGCTGGCGGCGGCGGAGGGTTTCGCCCTGCCCGGCTCCAGCAGGCTGGGCGGCTGCACGCTGCTGCTGCCGGATGCCCCGCCGATCGTGGTGGAACTGTCGGTGGCGCACAGCTACATCGAGCACACCCGCAACGGCAGCCAGCGCCTGCGCATCGGCTGCCGCTTCGAGCAGCTGGCGCCTCCCGCCGAACGCGCGATCCAGAACTACATCTTCCGCGTCGAGCGCCAGCGCAGCGCCCGCGAACGGCGCGCCGTCTAG
- a CDS encoding DUF2721 domain-containing protein, giving the protein MPMPPLPLSHYAILTSMLAPALFLTATAALLTTANSRLARMVDRARGLMRELADNDDPAERVVIEKRIALQRTRSRMLLRASQLFYVAISCFVGTSLSIAGDALLGHRLSQLPTLLAVLGVLSMLTASVVLAREASLAVAAVNHEMDDAHARAHRLHRPPPAP; this is encoded by the coding sequence ATGCCGATGCCACCACTGCCACTCAGCCACTACGCCATCCTCACGTCGATGCTGGCGCCGGCGCTGTTCCTGACCGCCACCGCGGCGCTGCTGACCACGGCCAACTCGCGCCTGGCGCGGATGGTCGACCGTGCCCGCGGGCTGATGCGCGAGCTCGCCGACAACGACGACCCGGCCGAACGCGTTGTGATCGAGAAACGCATCGCCCTGCAACGCACCCGCAGCCGGATGCTGCTGCGCGCAAGCCAGCTGTTCTACGTCGCGATCAGCTGCTTCGTCGGCACCAGCCTCAGCATTGCCGGTGATGCCCTGCTCGGGCACCGGCTGTCCCAGCTGCCGACGCTGCTTGCCGTGCTCGGGGTGCTGTCGATGCTGACCGCCAGCGTGGTGCTGGCGCGGGAGGCTTCGCTCGCGGTGGCGGCGGTGAACCACGAGATGGACGACGCCCACGCGCGCGCGCATCGTCTGCATCGTCCTCCACCGGCGCCGTGA
- the cheD gene encoding chemoreceptor glutamine deamidase CheD: MSVAAEDVLRYRDARFQVQAAKLLPTQYLVVDDGTALVTVLGSCVAACLRDPLLGIGGMNHFMLPDGSADDGAPARYGSHAMELLINDLLKRGANRRRLEAKVFGGANVLRGFTSNPVGTRNADFVATYLGAERIPVIASDLRGIHPRKVWFFPDTGRVMVQRLPHAHEAEVAATETAVRARLSGTPTSGGVELFE, translated from the coding sequence ATGAGCGTCGCCGCCGAGGACGTGCTGCGCTACCGCGACGCCCGCTTCCAGGTGCAGGCCGCCAAGCTGCTGCCCACCCAGTACCTGGTGGTGGACGACGGCACCGCGCTGGTCACCGTGCTGGGCTCATGCGTGGCCGCGTGCCTGCGCGATCCGCTGCTGGGCATCGGCGGCATGAACCATTTCATGCTGCCCGACGGCAGTGCCGACGACGGTGCGCCCGCGCGTTACGGCAGCCACGCAATGGAGCTCCTGATCAACGACCTGCTCAAGCGCGGTGCCAACCGGCGCCGGCTCGAAGCCAAGGTGTTCGGGGGCGCCAACGTGCTGCGCGGTTTCACCAGCAACCCGGTGGGCACCCGCAATGCCGACTTCGTCGCCACCTACCTCGGTGCCGAGCGCATTCCGGTCATCGCCTCCGACCTGCGCGGCATCCATCCGCGCAAGGTGTGGTTCTTTCCCGACACCGGCCGGGTGATGGTGCAGCGGCTGCCGCACGCGCACGAGGCCGAAGTGGCCGCGACCGAAACCGCCGTGCGCGCGCGCCTGTCCGGCACGCCCACCAGCGGTGGCGTGGAGCTGTTCGAGTGA
- a CDS encoding cupin domain-containing protein, which produces MGSDPEQLLLPGNDRVPNNPRLPVLVYRAVARGADGEGTASALERIFAANGWPAQWRAGIFDYHHYHSTSHEVLGVARGTATVLLGGPEGERVEIGAGDVVVLPAGTGHCRVRCSNDFLVVGGYPDGQQDYDLRTAPPTDDIRERIAAVPVPPQDPVQGRDGALVRLWAAG; this is translated from the coding sequence ATGGGTTCTGATCCGGAACAACTGCTGCTGCCCGGAAACGACCGGGTGCCGAACAACCCGCGCCTGCCGGTGCTGGTGTATCGCGCGGTTGCGCGGGGTGCGGATGGCGAAGGCACGGCCTCGGCGCTGGAGCGGATCTTCGCCGCCAACGGCTGGCCGGCGCAGTGGCGTGCCGGCATCTTCGATTACCACCACTACCACTCGACCTCGCACGAGGTGCTGGGCGTTGCGCGTGGCACGGCGACCGTGCTGCTGGGCGGCCCGGAGGGCGAGCGGGTGGAGATCGGTGCCGGCGACGTGGTCGTGCTGCCAGCGGGCACCGGTCATTGCCGGGTACGCTGCAGCAATGACTTTCTGGTGGTCGGCGGCTATCCCGACGGGCAACAGGATTACGATTTGCGCACAGCACCGCCGACCGACGACATCCGCGAACGCATTGCCGCGGTCCCGGTGCCACCGCAGGATCCGGTACAGGGCCGTGATGGCGCACTGGTTCGCCTGTGGGCTGCCGGCTGA
- a CDS encoding CheR family methyltransferase, which yields MSASSLLPAPPEAREFVFHDRDFRRVCELIHRHAGISLGPAKRDMVYGRLSRRLRALGIDSFRDYLDHIEGGGDGELQGFINALTTNLTAFFREPHHFERLREELLAHAAAPAVRQPLRLWSCAASTGEEPYSMAIAACEAFGTLSPPVRILATDIDTQVLDTAATGVYPLERVASLEPALLRRYFLRGKGPQAGRCRVRPELQALVRFEALNLLQPRYDIDGDVVALFCRNVMIYFDKPTQRAILSRLVTHLAPEGLLYTGHSENYLHAADLIRPCGRTLYRRAEADR from the coding sequence ATGTCGGCCAGCTCACTCCTGCCCGCGCCACCCGAGGCGCGCGAGTTCGTGTTCCATGACCGCGATTTCCGCCGCGTCTGCGAACTCATCCATCGCCATGCCGGAATCTCGCTCGGCCCGGCCAAGCGCGACATGGTCTACGGGCGGCTGTCGCGGCGCCTGCGCGCGCTCGGGATCGACAGCTTCCGTGACTACCTCGACCACATCGAGGGCGGTGGCGACGGCGAACTGCAGGGCTTCATCAACGCCCTGACCACCAACCTCACCGCCTTCTTCCGCGAACCGCACCACTTCGAACGTCTCCGCGAAGAGCTGCTCGCACATGCGGCCGCACCCGCCGTGCGGCAGCCGCTGCGACTGTGGTCGTGCGCGGCCTCCACCGGCGAGGAACCCTATTCGATGGCGATCGCCGCGTGCGAGGCGTTCGGCACGCTCAGCCCGCCGGTGCGCATCCTCGCCACCGATATCGACACCCAGGTGCTCGACACCGCGGCCACCGGCGTCTATCCGCTCGAGCGGGTCGCGTCGCTGGAACCCGCGCTGCTGCGCCGCTACTTCCTGCGCGGCAAGGGGCCGCAGGCCGGCCGTTGCCGGGTGCGCCCGGAACTGCAGGCGCTGGTGCGCTTCGAGGCGCTCAACCTGTTGCAGCCGCGCTACGACATCGACGGCGACGTGGTGGCACTGTTCTGCCGCAACGTGATGATCTATTTCGACAAGCCCACCCAGCGCGCCATCCTCTCCCGCCTGGTCACCCATCTCGCGCCGGAAGGCCTACTCTACACCGGCCATTCCGAGAACTACCTGCATGCGGCCGACCTGATCCGCCCGTGCGGGCGCACGCTGTACCGCCGCGCGGAGGCCGACCGATGA
- a CDS encoding chemotaxis protein CheW encodes MSTSDTLPGPGEYLGFTLGDEHYALDILKVQEIRGYDSVTRVPDTPDYIRGVVNLRGAIVPVLDLRMKLGLKEARYDAFTVMIVLNFDNRTAGIVVDAVSDVVQLGVEQIRATPELGAAVDTRFISAIGTTDEHMVILLDIQSLIDWADIGADALEEAAA; translated from the coding sequence GTGAGCACTTCGGACACCCTTCCCGGGCCCGGCGAGTATCTCGGTTTCACCCTGGGCGACGAGCACTACGCGCTCGACATCCTCAAGGTGCAGGAGATCCGCGGCTACGACTCGGTCACCCGCGTCCCGGACACGCCGGACTACATCCGCGGGGTGGTCAACCTGCGCGGCGCCATCGTGCCGGTGCTCGACCTGCGCATGAAGCTGGGACTCAAGGAGGCGCGCTACGACGCCTTCACCGTGATGATCGTGCTGAATTTCGACAACCGCACCGCCGGCATCGTGGTCGACGCGGTGTCCGATGTCGTGCAGCTCGGCGTCGAGCAGATCCGCGCGACGCCGGAACTCGGCGCAGCGGTGGACACGCGCTTCATTTCCGCCATCGGCACCACCGACGAACACATGGTGATCCTGCTCGATATCCAGTCGCTGATCGACTGGGCCGACATCGGCGCCGACGCACTCGAGGAGGCGGCGGCCTGA
- the orn gene encoding oligoribonuclease: MAMEQAGEGRLIWIDLEMTGLDTDRDAILEIATIVTDAQLNVLAEGPDCAIAQPLTVLEGMDEWNRTQHGRSGLWRRVLEEGVPLADAEARTLEFLREWVPERASPMCGNSICQDRRFLHRLMPSLERYFHYRNLDVSTVKELARRWAPSVLHGVRKQAAHTAMSDVRDSIAELRYYRAHMGIFAAD, encoded by the coding sequence ATGGCGATGGAACAGGCGGGCGAGGGCAGGCTGATCTGGATCGACCTGGAAATGACGGGTCTGGATACCGACCGCGACGCGATCCTCGAGATCGCCACCATCGTCACCGACGCGCAGCTCAACGTGCTGGCGGAAGGGCCGGACTGCGCGATCGCGCAGCCGCTGACGGTGCTCGAAGGCATGGACGAGTGGAATCGCACCCAGCACGGACGCTCCGGGCTGTGGCGTCGGGTGCTGGAGGAAGGCGTGCCGCTGGCCGACGCCGAAGCGCGCACGCTGGAGTTCCTGCGCGAGTGGGTGCCCGAGCGTGCGTCGCCGATGTGCGGCAACTCGATCTGCCAGGACCGTCGCTTCCTGCACCGGCTGATGCCCTCGCTGGAGCGCTACTTCCACTACCGCAACCTCGACGTCAGCACGGTCAAGGAACTCGCGCGGCGGTGGGCGCCCTCGGTGCTGCACGGGGTGCGCAAGCAGGCGGCGCATACGGCGATGAGCGACGTCAGGGATTCGATCGCGGAGCTCCGCTACTACCGCGCGCACATGGGCATCTTCGCCGCGGACTGA
- a CDS encoding methyl-accepting chemotaxis protein, which produces MQRLKNLKLSYKLMLAFGIVLVLMVVQGIVAYTGMASLARETNQLVNGTMTSVATANEVKLLLAEYRNNSYRGLIRASDAVKAQAREQTRDLDQRIEETLQRYEAALPAGESQQRTLHGTATAAWAEARQSYADVNEMIDLDLPEDALDTFLGDTHRLHGAAGAAVDAVIAHENVLAEHAQADAATTHTTVTTLVLLMLLAGVGGGLAIAWFVAKALTRSLHRAVDVANAVAAGQLDNEIEADREDEIGDLLKAMQHMQGDLRERIERDQRIAGENLRIRTALDSSGTSVMIADPQRNIIYTNQAVTTLLGQYESEIHKDLPHFDFNNLIGTNIDGFHREPALIAGMLERLQGTHQGEISMGDAHFVQTVARVDDAEGTLLGYVVEWRDRTPQVRVEAELASVVNAAAAGDLSQRIELKGKQGFYLQLASQLNGLLDANGKSLEGVSSVLQALAEGDLTARMEGDYQGVFAQMRDDANRTTAQLTSLVGSIQRASRAINTASSEIVSGNNDLSRRTEQQAANLEETAASMEELTSTVKQNAEHAHQANQLAIGAAGVATRGGDVVGQVVGTMREIEQSSRRIAEIISVIDGIAFQTNILALNAAVEAARAGEQGRGFAVVAAEVRSLAQRSATAAKEIKGLIEDSVDKVGNGSALASEAGKTMVEMVASVQRVTDIMAEISAASQEQASGIEQVNQTITQMDETTQQNAALVEEASAAARSMEEQAGQLADVVSVFQLHAADAAADTASPARTAARPVAATQERGRPAASRKRVEPALATAGEDWQEF; this is translated from the coding sequence ATGCAGCGCCTCAAGAACCTCAAGCTCTCCTACAAGCTGATGCTGGCCTTCGGCATCGTGCTGGTCCTGATGGTGGTACAGGGCATCGTGGCCTACACCGGCATGGCTTCGCTGGCGCGGGAGACCAACCAGCTCGTCAACGGCACGATGACGTCGGTCGCCACCGCCAACGAGGTCAAGCTGCTGCTGGCCGAATACCGCAACAACTCCTACCGCGGGCTGATCCGCGCCAGTGACGCGGTGAAGGCGCAGGCGCGCGAGCAGACCCGCGACCTCGACCAGCGCATCGAGGAAACGCTGCAGCGCTACGAGGCCGCCCTGCCGGCCGGCGAGTCGCAGCAGCGGACGCTGCATGGCACCGCGACCGCTGCCTGGGCGGAAGCCCGCCAGTCCTACGCCGACGTCAACGAGATGATCGATCTCGATCTTCCCGAGGACGCGCTCGACACCTTCCTCGGTGACACCCACCGCCTGCACGGCGCCGCCGGTGCGGCCGTGGATGCGGTCATCGCCCACGAGAACGTGCTCGCCGAGCATGCGCAGGCCGACGCGGCCACCACCCACACCACGGTCACCACCCTGGTGCTGCTGATGCTGCTGGCCGGCGTCGGTGGCGGCCTTGCGATCGCATGGTTCGTGGCCAAGGCGCTGACGCGCAGCCTGCACCGTGCCGTCGACGTGGCGAACGCGGTCGCGGCGGGCCAGCTCGACAACGAGATCGAAGCCGACCGCGAGGACGAGATCGGCGACCTGCTCAAGGCCATGCAGCACATGCAGGGCGACCTGCGCGAGCGCATCGAGCGCGACCAGCGCATCGCCGGCGAGAACCTGCGCATCCGTACCGCCCTCGACAGCTCCGGTACCAGCGTCATGATCGCCGACCCGCAGCGCAACATCATCTACACCAACCAGGCCGTCACCACCCTGCTCGGCCAGTACGAGTCGGAGATCCACAAGGACCTGCCGCACTTCGATTTCAACAACCTCATCGGCACCAACATCGACGGCTTCCATCGCGAACCGGCACTGATCGCCGGCATGCTGGAGCGCCTGCAGGGCACCCACCAGGGCGAGATCTCGATGGGCGATGCGCACTTCGTGCAGACCGTCGCACGCGTGGACGATGCCGAAGGCACCCTGCTCGGCTACGTGGTCGAGTGGCGCGACCGCACCCCGCAGGTGCGGGTGGAAGCCGAACTCGCCAGCGTCGTCAACGCTGCCGCCGCCGGCGACCTGTCGCAGCGCATCGAGCTGAAGGGCAAGCAGGGCTTCTACCTGCAGCTCGCCAGCCAGCTCAACGGACTGCTCGACGCCAACGGCAAGAGCCTCGAAGGGGTGTCCAGCGTGTTGCAGGCGCTGGCCGAGGGTGACCTCACCGCGCGCATGGAAGGCGACTACCAGGGTGTGTTCGCGCAGATGCGCGACGACGCCAACCGCACCACCGCGCAGCTGACCAGCCTGGTCGGCAGCATCCAGCGCGCCTCGCGTGCCATCAACACCGCATCGAGCGAGATCGTCTCCGGCAACAACGACCTCTCGCGCCGCACCGAGCAGCAGGCGGCCAACCTCGAGGAAACCGCGGCCTCGATGGAGGAGCTCACCTCCACCGTCAAGCAGAACGCCGAGCACGCCCACCAGGCCAACCAGCTGGCGATCGGCGCGGCCGGCGTCGCGACGCGCGGCGGCGACGTGGTCGGCCAGGTGGTCGGCACGATGCGCGAGATCGAGCAGTCCTCGCGGCGCATCGCCGAGATCATCTCGGTCATCGACGGCATCGCGTTCCAGACCAACATCCTCGCCCTCAACGCGGCGGTGGAAGCCGCACGTGCCGGCGAGCAGGGCCGCGGCTTCGCCGTCGTCGCCGCCGAGGTGCGTTCGCTGGCGCAGCGTTCGGCCACCGCGGCCAAGGAGATCAAGGGCCTGATCGAGGATTCGGTCGACAAGGTCGGCAACGGTTCCGCGCTGGCCTCGGAAGCCGGCAAGACCATGGTCGAAATGGTCGCCTCGGTGCAGCGCGTGACCGACATCATGGCGGAGATCTCCGCGGCCTCGCAGGAACAGGCCTCGGGCATCGAGCAGGTCAACCAGACCATCACCCAGATGGACGAAACCACCCAGCAGAACGCCGCGCTGGTGGAAGAAGCCTCCGCCGCCGCGCGCAGCATGGAAGAACAGGCCGGGCAGCTTGCCGACGTGGTCTCGGTGTTCCAGCTGCACGCCGCCGATGCCGCGGCGGACACCGCAAGCCCTGCGCGCACCGCCGCAAGGCCGGTGGCAGCGACCCAGGAGCGCGGCCGCCCGGCCGCATCGCGCAAGCGTGTCGAGCCCGCACTCGCCACCGCCGGCGAGGACTGGCAGGAGTTCTGA